In Raphanus sativus cultivar WK10039 unplaced genomic scaffold, ASM80110v3 Scaffold1941, whole genome shotgun sequence, the genomic window ACGCTCCACGGACACATACGACCTCGAGAGTCTTGTCGTGCATAGACTGAATGCTATAATTGTCATCATGTTCATAATCATTTTGCCAAAGATCTACTCCCCCCATATAGCTTCCAATGTTAAGTACTATAAGACCCTCTGAATCCTGaagataaaacaaaattagagaCCTCAGTTCCTtgatgcaacaacaacaacgatgTTATGTTAGCCTCTTAGAAAATCAAATCCAGTGTCAGCTATGGTTTTTACAAAGCCATTTTAAGCTCTTCCATGTTCAAATTTTACACGATATATGTTTAACGAGTAGTGGTTTCACTAGTAGCACAGAACAAAAAGGTACAACATTGAGAAAAGAGACATGGAAAAAACCATTTAAGCacacagacacacacacaccacACAAAACGGGGGAAAGAAGGAGTAATTTCGTTAAAGTACAATACCTTGGGAATCTCAATGTCTTTTCCATCAACTTCAAGCCAAACTTGCCATGGTAAATCGGCACATGCTCGATCCATGATATCCCTCGCACCTTCTTTAGCATATCGTAATTTATTTACAAACTGCACAACAAATATATCACCTGTTTGTTTAGTTTAAATAGGATTATTGATGGGTTAAGCTACAAATGCCTACAATACCAAAGACAATATTGAACGTAGCATCATCCACATACTGGTGCTCAGTATATCAAGTTCAGGTAAGATGAACACAACAGGAGTACCTGACTGCTAAACTTTTCTGGATTTACTTGCCGCATCATGTGAAATTCATAGGCAACTTTCGCATCGCAGCCAATACCTAAACAAAGCAAACGTTATCTATATGTTGATGATCCAAGACAAAAGCCAAAAACAATAAATGATTCATTAATGTACCTAGGTAATTCATCATAAACTTATGGCCTTCTTTTGCTGGaaaattttctgttttctcttcTAAAATCTTTACACTCCAGCGATCCAACATTGTAACTGCAGCATGATCAATGTCTTGCAAAAACGTTCTTAGACTTCCTTGTCCGTCAACTACTGAAACACCTCTTCCCCACTGCAACACTCTAGATAAATCATTTCCTGTGCCTAACGGGAGAATAGCGACAGGTGGAGGGGATTCGAAATTGCGCTTCTCAATGGCATCAAGCACCCACGCTACTGTTCCATCTCCCCCACAGACCAAAACTCTAAAGTACTTCACTTTGCTAAATAGGTCTAGACCAGCATCTGGCCCTTGACAAGAGCCAAGTTCAAAAACCTATAATACAGCAAGAAGATTATCACTTAGTGATATCATACCCACCATACTTGATATTAAAGAGCAAAAAATTCTGAACAACATTAAataccaataaaataaaattagaagaCAGTATGAATTTCATATTTCAAGCTGGAGCTCATATGTTACCTGTACTGGATTTAATAGCATATTAAGTCTCCTATGAAGAAAGGGGCCGAGTTGACCTCCGCTCTTGGCATTAATAAAGACCAAAAGCGGTCTTGCATCCGGGGGTAAATCAACCAAGCTATACTTCTTCAGAAAATTTAAAGGAGCATTTTTACTTCGTTTGGGTACCCCCATACCATTTTGCATTCCCTTGCCACTAGGCATGTCCGAGACCTTCTTTAAGCAATCAATGCTCCTGTCCCTGCGTAGTTTCTTCACTACAAGCCCATTAACTACGCTTTTCACAGGACTGTTGGCTGAATCCTCCAAAAGCTTACCGCTAATAATCTGGACATTCCCATTTTTACCCCTATGACGCTTTCTCCTCACCTGCCCTCGTATAGATGCCAACTCGTTTGTAATAGTACTCAGTACTCCATCCACACCACTTTCTCCACTGACTTTTACATTATCTGGAGAGAGGATTACCCTTCTGAGAGAGCCAAGATCACAATCGTCACCAGATTCCTTGGACATAATTATATGACATTTGACATGTACGAGGCGCTGGCACCAGAGACAGTGCCACATCGGAGAAGCTTCAATGAAAGGAATCCCGCACGGCTCATCACAATAGAAGCAAAACGCAGACATGTCTGCATTATCATCCACGTTAACCCATCTCTCAGACCAGTGATGCCGGACATGGTCAGATCCGGCCTGCGCAACACATTTGCAGTCTTTAGCCGCGGAGCCCGAGCAGTAAAAGTGAGCTGCCACACCACACACAGAACATCTGTGGACAGGGATACTCAGAGCTGCCTTGTTAGAAACATTCTGGCCTGGTACAAGAGAATACAAACAAACGCAGCATGTGGATGGCTGCGGCCCACAACAACCGTAATCGTCAGTCCACTGATGATGAGAAAGCGGAACTCTCAGCCTTTTCcacaccttcttcttctctctagcAGCAGCTTTAACCCAATTCAAAGAAGCTTTGTTCTGCCATTTGAGAAACGTGTAGACAACAGCCAGAAGCCCAAATGATCCAGTTACAAGCCATCCGAAAACAAACGGACTATCAGCACCCGAACTGATCAACCAGTGAATAAGAGAGAACCCCACTTCCATCATTTCAAACTCAATACATCGTTCCCTATATAACTAAATAGCACCAGTAGAAAGTATCTGCCAGAAAAATCACAAAACCAAAGAGAATCAAtacacaagaacaatcacagATTCTCAATAAGCTAAATCATGAACAGTGAGTTGATTAAAATTCGAAATTACGCCAATCTCTAACACTGTTTCGATTCCACAATGAATAATCTAAGCCACGAATCGTCTCAGAGCATCAAACCTAAACGAGATCAAGCAATTACAGGCAGTCATGTAAATCGAGAACCGATCTAATCTACGAGGagatcaaaaaaaaagcttaagtctaaAACTCCAGATCTGACGCGAATCATAACCGGTTAGTTCAATTTAAAAATCCGTACCGGATGAAGTCAATATCAGCGAACCAAATCGGAACTCACGACGGAGGACGACGGAGGACGACGGCGAGGCGGAATCAGAACCCTAGATTCTCGGAGCACCAATCGAAATTTTcttagagaaagagagagagagagagtttttatAACGGAGGGTGAAAAGCAAAAGGCGGGACTGAGGAGGACTAAATACGCGCTACAAACGCGCCTCTCTCTCGTGCGGCACGACGTGCGAGCCACGGGTTCGTCGGCGTTGGCTTCTTGTTAGG contains:
- the LOC130505009 gene encoding diacylglycerol kinase 2-like: MMEVGFSLIHWLISSGADSPFVFGWLVTGSFGLLAVVYTFLKWQNKASLNWVKAAAREKKKVWKRLRVPLSHHQWTDDYGCCGPQPSTCCVCLYSLVPGQNVSNKAALSIPVHRCSVCGVAAHFYCSGSAAKDCKCVAQAGSDHVRHHWSERWVNVDDNADMSAFCFYCDEPCGIPFIEASPMWHCLWCQRLVHVKCHIIMSKESGDDCDLGSLRRVILSPDNVKVSGESGVDGVLSTITNELASIRGQVRRKRHRGKNGNVQIISGKLLEDSANSPVKSVVNGLVVKKLRRDRSIDCLKKVSDMPSGKGMQNGMGVPKRSKNAPLNFLKKYSLVDLPPDARPLLVFINAKSGGQLGPFLHRRLNMLLNPVQVFELGSCQGPDAGLDLFSKVKYFRVLVCGGDGTVAWVLDAIEKRNFESPPPVAILPLGTGNDLSRVLQWGRGVSVVDGQGSLRTFLQDIDHAAVTMLDRWSVKILEEKTENFPAKEGHKFMMNYLGIGCDAKVAYEFHMMRQVNPEKFSSQFVNKLRYAKEGARDIMDRACADLPWQVWLEVDGKDIEIPKDSEGLIVLNIGSYMGGVDLWQNDYEHDDNYSIQSMHDKTLEVVCVRGAWHLGKLQVGLSQARRLAQGNVVRIHVSSPFPVQIDGEPFIQQPGSLEITHHGQVFMLRRASDEPRGHAAAIMNEVLLDAECKGVINAAQKKELLQQMALNLS